From a region of the Rhipicephalus microplus isolate Deutch F79 chromosome X, USDA_Rmic, whole genome shotgun sequence genome:
- the LOC119177220 gene encoding uncharacterized protein LOC119177220 isoform X1: MFTFLKGLLRLCGLQSTVEPSNMPTIGADRGFMATANGLLRIAEITLGLCGLICIESISGDCYYAYIHRYEFSLFVVITSFLFAFLVIMVFVLRAQEALARCFNVPLSLLVSDSFIALFYLIVCLLEFTAFCTDPDDNASTKVAGVFAMFAMMCFVVSSYFSYKFFQEERLPALPPPGLHSVTVTQVLPK, from the exons ATGTTTACGTTTTTG AAAGGCCTGCTGAGGCTGTGCGGACTGCAAAGCACAGTGGAACCCAGCAATATGCCGACCATCGGTGCTGACCGAGGCTTTATGGCCACCGCCAATGGGCTGCTGAGGATAGCTGAAATT ACTCTGGGCCTGTGCGGGCTCATCTGTATCGAGTCAATCAGCGGGGATTGTTACTACGCCTATATACACCGCTACGAGTTCAGCCTGTTCGTGGTCATCACATCGTTCCTGTTCGCTTTCTTGGTCATCATGGTGTTCGTGCTGCGTGCCCAGGAGGCCCTTGCCAGATGCTTCAACGTACCGCTctcc CTGCTGGTGAGTGACAGTTTCATCGCCCtgttctacctgatcgtttgccTGCTCGAGTTCACCGCTTTCTGCACAGATCCAGATGACAATGCTTCCACCAAAGTCGCCGGG GTGTTCGCCATGTTCGCCATGATGTGCTTCGTGGTGTCGTCCTATTTCTCATACAAGTTCTTCCAAGAGGAACGGCTACCAGCCCTGCCACCACCTGGTTTACACTCGGTTACCGTCACGCAAGTGTTGCCCAAGTAA
- the LOC119177220 gene encoding uncharacterized protein LOC119177220 isoform X2 → MPTIGADRGFMATANGLLRIAEITLGLCGLICIESISGDCYYAYIHRYEFSLFVVITSFLFAFLVIMVFVLRAQEALARCFNVPLSLLVSDSFIALFYLIVCLLEFTAFCTDPDDNASTKVAGVFAMFAMMCFVVSSYFSYKFFQEERLPALPPPGLHSVTVTQVLPK, encoded by the exons ATGCCGACCATCGGTGCTGACCGAGGCTTTATGGCCACCGCCAATGGGCTGCTGAGGATAGCTGAAATT ACTCTGGGCCTGTGCGGGCTCATCTGTATCGAGTCAATCAGCGGGGATTGTTACTACGCCTATATACACCGCTACGAGTTCAGCCTGTTCGTGGTCATCACATCGTTCCTGTTCGCTTTCTTGGTCATCATGGTGTTCGTGCTGCGTGCCCAGGAGGCCCTTGCCAGATGCTTCAACGTACCGCTctcc CTGCTGGTGAGTGACAGTTTCATCGCCCtgttctacctgatcgtttgccTGCTCGAGTTCACCGCTTTCTGCACAGATCCAGATGACAATGCTTCCACCAAAGTCGCCGGG GTGTTCGCCATGTTCGCCATGATGTGCTTCGTGGTGTCGTCCTATTTCTCATACAAGTTCTTCCAAGAGGAACGGCTACCAGCCCTGCCACCACCTGGTTTACACTCGGTTACCGTCACGCAAGTGTTGCCCAAGTAA